Proteins encoded in a region of the Tautonia rosea genome:
- a CDS encoding dipeptidase, which translates to MAIERVDAYLTEHGKRFEEQLKDLIRIPSVSAQPNHDDDTRRAAQFVLDDLKGMGVEAELIEFPNGHPIVFGQKLDAPGKPTLLVYGHYDVQPPEPLEPWLTPPFEPTEKNGNLYARGATDDKGQMFTHLKAAEGWLKGVGELPINVKFVIEGEEEVGGANLEALMAEQPDRLACDFAVISDTSQFAPGMPAITYGLKGLAYFELIVEGANRDLHSGTFGGAVQNPLNALATILASLKDAEGRIAIPGFYDDVRPLEDWERAEFASLPFSEEEFRADLSVPHAFGEAGYSTLERKWARPTCDINGIWGGYSGPGPKTVLPRLAGAKFSFRLVPDQTPGRVHELLEAHLKTVCPPGVTYTLKAMHGAPSVLVEAKGNPGVEAAMKAVEAGFGTKPVLIREGGSIPVVGLIKQHLGVDTLLLGWGQNDDNLHGPNEKFSLADFHRGIKASAHLMAELANAK; encoded by the coding sequence ATGGCCATCGAACGGGTCGACGCTTATCTGACCGAGCACGGCAAGCGATTTGAGGAGCAGCTCAAGGATCTGATCCGGATTCCGAGCGTCAGCGCCCAGCCGAATCACGATGACGACACGAGACGGGCGGCCCAGTTTGTGCTTGACGATCTGAAGGGGATGGGGGTCGAGGCCGAGTTGATCGAGTTTCCGAACGGCCACCCGATCGTCTTCGGCCAGAAGCTCGACGCTCCGGGCAAGCCGACCCTCCTTGTTTATGGTCACTATGATGTGCAGCCTCCCGAGCCGCTCGAACCGTGGCTGACTCCTCCGTTCGAGCCGACCGAGAAGAACGGGAACCTGTACGCTCGGGGGGCGACCGACGACAAAGGGCAGATGTTTACGCACCTGAAGGCGGCCGAGGGGTGGCTCAAGGGGGTTGGCGAGCTTCCGATCAACGTGAAGTTCGTGATCGAGGGGGAAGAGGAAGTCGGCGGGGCGAATCTGGAAGCCTTGATGGCCGAGCAGCCGGATCGCCTGGCGTGCGACTTTGCGGTGATCTCTGACACGAGCCAGTTTGCTCCCGGCATGCCGGCGATCACGTACGGGTTGAAGGGGCTGGCGTACTTCGAGTTGATTGTCGAGGGGGCGAACCGCGACTTGCATTCGGGGACCTTCGGCGGCGCGGTGCAGAACCCGCTGAATGCACTGGCGACGATCCTGGCAAGCTTGAAGGACGCCGAGGGACGGATTGCCATCCCCGGTTTCTACGATGATGTCCGGCCTCTGGAAGACTGGGAGCGGGCCGAGTTCGCGAGCTTGCCGTTCTCGGAGGAGGAGTTCCGGGCGGATCTGTCGGTCCCGCACGCCTTTGGCGAGGCCGGGTACTCGACGCTGGAACGGAAGTGGGCGCGGCCGACGTGCGACATCAACGGTATCTGGGGGGGATATTCCGGCCCCGGGCCGAAGACGGTGTTACCTCGACTGGCCGGGGCGAAGTTCAGCTTCCGCCTGGTGCCCGATCAGACTCCGGGACGGGTCCACGAATTGCTGGAAGCCCACCTGAAGACGGTCTGCCCGCCGGGGGTGACGTACACGCTCAAGGCGATGCACGGGGCGCCCTCGGTCCTGGTTGAGGCGAAGGGGAATCCGGGGGTCGAGGCGGCCATGAAGGCGGTCGAGGCTGGATTCGGCACCAAGCCGGTCTTGATCCGCGAAGGAGGCTCGATTCCGGTCGTGGGTCTGATCAAGCAGCACCTGGGGGTCGATACGCTCCTGCTCGGCTGGGGACAGAACGACGACAACCTGCACGGCCCGAACGAGAAGTTCTCGCTGGCCGACTTTCACCGGGGGATCAAGGCGTCGGCACATTTGATGGCGGAACTGGCGAACGCCAAGTGA
- the serS gene encoding serine--tRNA ligase, whose product MLDLKFVLNNVDAVKQNCVDRSVPEDVIEDLEKVVALETQRRELLREVEAVRKRQNEVAQATGKEKDPEARGALVAEGKQLKQQVADREDSLRALEEEVKARLGRVPNMTHPEAPIGQDEEANREIRKVGTPKTFDFPVKDHVELGKELDLIDFEAGSKVSGSGFYFLKNDAVLLDLALQQFAMQTLIKRGFMPIVTPDLARTSILEGIGFNPRGEETQVYSVESTDLCLIGTAEITLGGMHAEEILDESELPIKYVGLSHCFRTEAGAAGRASRGLYRVHQFTKVEMFAYAVPEQSGALHEEMLAIEEEIFSALGIPYRVLDICSGDLGGPAYRKYDIEAWMPGRGDYGEVTSTSDCTDYQARRLGIRYKPTGQKGTKFVHTLNGTAVALSRAIIVILENYQRADGKIDVPEVLRPIMGKDVIG is encoded by the coding sequence ATGCTCGACCTGAAATTCGTGCTAAACAACGTCGACGCCGTGAAGCAGAACTGCGTCGATCGCAGTGTGCCGGAAGATGTGATCGAAGACCTGGAGAAGGTCGTGGCGCTGGAGACGCAGCGGCGCGAGTTGCTCAGGGAGGTCGAGGCGGTCCGCAAGCGGCAGAACGAAGTGGCGCAGGCGACAGGGAAGGAAAAGGACCCGGAGGCAAGGGGTGCGCTCGTTGCCGAGGGGAAGCAGTTGAAGCAGCAGGTGGCCGATCGGGAAGACTCGCTTCGGGCGTTGGAGGAGGAGGTCAAGGCCCGGCTGGGACGGGTGCCGAACATGACGCATCCGGAAGCGCCGATCGGTCAGGATGAGGAGGCGAACCGAGAAATCCGAAAGGTTGGCACGCCAAAAACGTTCGACTTTCCGGTGAAGGACCATGTCGAGCTGGGCAAGGAACTGGACCTGATTGACTTTGAGGCGGGTTCGAAGGTGTCGGGCTCGGGGTTCTACTTTCTCAAGAATGATGCGGTGTTGCTCGATCTGGCGCTTCAGCAGTTCGCGATGCAAACGCTCATCAAGCGCGGGTTCATGCCGATCGTGACGCCCGACCTGGCCCGGACGAGCATTCTGGAGGGGATCGGCTTTAACCCGAGGGGAGAGGAAACACAGGTCTATTCGGTCGAGAGCACCGATCTTTGCCTGATCGGCACGGCCGAGATCACGCTGGGGGGAATGCACGCGGAGGAGATCCTCGACGAGTCGGAATTGCCGATCAAGTATGTCGGCCTTTCTCACTGTTTCCGGACCGAGGCGGGCGCGGCCGGTCGCGCGAGCCGAGGGTTGTATCGCGTGCACCAGTTCACCAAGGTGGAGATGTTCGCCTATGCGGTGCCCGAGCAATCGGGGGCGCTGCACGAGGAGATGCTGGCGATTGAGGAGGAGATCTTCTCGGCGCTTGGGATTCCGTACCGGGTGCTCGATATTTGCTCGGGGGACCTGGGCGGGCCGGCGTATCGCAAGTACGACATCGAAGCCTGGATGCCCGGCCGGGGCGACTATGGCGAGGTGACCAGTACGTCGGATTGCACGGATTACCAGGCGAGACGACTGGGGATTCGCTACAAGCCCACCGGGCAAAAGGGTACGAAATTTGTTCACACGCTCAATGGCACGGCCGTGGCTCTGAGCCGGGCGATCATCGTGATTCTGGAGAATTACCAGCGGGCCGACGGGAAGATCGACGTGCCAGAGGTGCTGCGCCCGATCATGGGCAAGGATGTGATCGGTTGA
- the mgtE gene encoding magnesium transporter, translating to MRNALLLPDLRELIHDGQAEAVREFLEEHPAVRQAELIEDLDIAESKAVVCLLEPKARAEVVSYFDTDRQVELVESMALDDAAALLRDMPHDDRAHLVNRLDDDRTELILRRMAQAERDDIRRLTEYEPGTAGSVMTTDYATVPPFVSVREAIDVLRREAPERETILTSYVIDHQRRLIGSITLQGLILARPTARVEDVMQEDPIRAQVDEDREEVARKIAQYDLIALPIVDASQMLVGIVTHDDALDILREEQSEDLLRFGAVNYDAAEAEHDPADESIASAVRRRFGWLLLLFGGGTLTGVVVQSFGGVTVKYPDIQFDAFIPLLIGTGGNAGSQTVGTVIRGLALGDIDPKRDFLRILAREAMTGLSLGLAIGPFGFLFAWLIMGSSPSFAVVIGLAILGICVWADSVGSMVPMLARLAKIDPAVVSAPMISTLVDATGLMIFYTTARVIHDVFIA from the coding sequence ATGCGGAATGCCCTGCTGCTGCCTGATCTGAGGGAGTTGATCCATGATGGTCAGGCGGAGGCGGTGCGCGAGTTCCTGGAGGAGCATCCCGCGGTTCGGCAGGCAGAGCTGATCGAGGATCTGGACATTGCCGAGTCGAAGGCGGTCGTCTGTCTGCTGGAACCGAAGGCCCGGGCCGAGGTGGTCAGCTACTTCGACACGGATCGGCAGGTGGAACTGGTCGAGTCGATGGCGCTGGACGACGCAGCGGCCTTGCTCCGCGATATGCCGCACGACGACCGGGCTCATCTGGTCAACCGGCTCGACGACGACCGCACCGAGCTGATCCTGCGGCGGATGGCCCAGGCCGAGCGCGACGATATTCGGCGGTTGACCGAGTACGAACCAGGGACGGCCGGTTCGGTGATGACGACTGACTATGCCACCGTCCCGCCGTTCGTCTCGGTGCGTGAGGCGATTGATGTGCTGCGGCGTGAGGCTCCAGAGCGGGAGACGATCTTGACGAGCTATGTGATCGACCATCAGCGTCGCTTGATTGGCTCGATCACGCTTCAAGGTTTGATCCTCGCCCGGCCGACGGCCCGGGTCGAGGATGTGATGCAGGAGGACCCGATTCGGGCTCAGGTGGACGAGGACCGCGAGGAGGTGGCCCGGAAGATTGCCCAGTATGACCTGATTGCGCTTCCGATTGTCGATGCATCGCAGATGCTGGTCGGGATTGTGACGCACGACGATGCGTTGGATATTCTGCGGGAGGAGCAGTCGGAAGACTTGCTCCGGTTCGGTGCCGTGAATTACGACGCGGCCGAGGCGGAGCACGACCCGGCCGACGAGTCGATCGCCTCGGCGGTGCGTCGCCGGTTCGGCTGGCTCTTGCTGCTCTTCGGGGGCGGCACGCTCACGGGGGTGGTGGTCCAGTCGTTCGGCGGGGTGACGGTCAAGTATCCGGACATCCAATTCGATGCGTTCATCCCGCTCCTGATCGGGACCGGCGGCAACGCCGGGAGCCAGACGGTGGGCACGGTGATCCGGGGGCTGGCACTGGGAGACATCGACCCGAAGCGCGACTTTCTCCGCATTCTGGCCCGAGAGGCGATGACCGGCCTTTCGCTCGGCCTGGCGATCGGCCCATTCGGATTCCTCTTCGCGTGGCTGATCATGGGAAGCTCGCCGAGCTTCGCCGTGGTGATCGGTCTGGCGATTCTGGGGATTTGCGTCTGGGCCGACAGCGTAGGGTCGATGGTGCCCATGCTGGCCCGTCTGGCGAAGATTGACCCGGCAGTTGTCTCGGCCCCGATGATCAGTACGCTGGTGGACGCCACTGGACTGATGATTTTTTATACGACGGCGCGAGTGATTCACGACGTGTTCATTGCCTGA
- a CDS encoding creatininase family protein encodes MRFAHLTAPEIRALDRTRTLVVAPIAACEQHSNHLPVITDTVLVGAVADGLEAARPEQVLLLPVQWLGASEHHLPFGGTLTATLPTYEQMLIEILSPLLRDGFSRVLLLNGHGGNIDPLHVALRRLDAAFPKAVLTGAAYWELAAEPLAALCEGPRTSMGHACEIETSMMMHLRPELVRADRIQDDPSPGFVPGGLFHAVDFGRRTERGAVGYPSFANAEKGKRMLEAIVPAVVAAADAVLEAPLGSS; translated from the coding sequence ATGCGTTTCGCCCACCTGACTGCCCCCGAGATCCGAGCGCTGGACCGTACCCGGACGCTCGTCGTGGCTCCGATCGCCGCGTGCGAGCAGCACAGCAACCACTTGCCGGTGATTACCGATACGGTTCTGGTGGGAGCGGTTGCCGATGGTCTGGAAGCCGCGAGGCCGGAGCAGGTCTTGCTGTTGCCGGTCCAGTGGCTTGGGGCCAGCGAGCATCACCTGCCGTTCGGCGGAACCCTGACGGCGACCCTGCCGACGTATGAGCAGATGCTCATTGAGATACTTTCGCCGTTGTTGCGTGATGGGTTCTCGCGAGTGCTCTTGCTCAATGGGCACGGGGGGAATATCGACCCCTTGCATGTGGCACTTCGTCGGCTGGATGCAGCCTTTCCGAAGGCGGTCCTGACCGGCGCGGCGTACTGGGAACTGGCGGCGGAGCCGCTTGCCGCGCTCTGCGAAGGCCCGAGGACCTCGATGGGGCATGCCTGCGAGATCGAGACGTCGATGATGATGCATCTGCGTCCAGAACTGGTGCGGGCCGATCGGATCCAGGATGACCCGTCTCCTGGATTTGTTCCTGGCGGGCTCTTTCACGCGGTCGATTTTGGCCGTCGGACGGAGCGGGGGGCGGTGGGGTATCCGTCGTTTGCGAATGCCGAGAAGGGGAAGCGGATGCTTGAGGCGATCGTGCCGGCGGTGGTCGCGGCGGCCGATGCGGTGCTGGAGGCTCCCCTCGGGTCATCGTGA
- a CDS encoding M24 family metallopeptidase, translated as MFDTETYARRVEAVRSRMRAESLHALLVTHPPNVTYLTGFTGDSSALLLGLDRTMIVSDFRYATQIRDECPEQSFHIRPSSKTLAQELGDVIPRFCWRSLGFESASLSVLDWDTIRNGCRSTELRSTAGVVEEVRAVKEEGEIAAIRRAIELAEQAFGRVRQQWSGDWDEAGVANLLESELRSLGAAGSAFPPIVAVGPRSALPHARPEPGVRVDSSDFTLVDWGACLGPLPYRSDLTRVIVTGKLTPRFEEIYGIVLEAQRRAIASIRPGISAGEVDAQARSFIQESGFGRFFDHGLGHGIGLEIHEAPRLRKDAAEVLRPGMVLTIEPGIYLPDWGGIRIEDDVLVTADGCECLSRVPRDLDSLRGDTPGA; from the coding sequence ATGTTCGATACCGAGACGTATGCGCGACGGGTCGAGGCCGTGCGATCGAGGATGCGAGCCGAGTCGCTCCATGCCTTGCTCGTGACGCACCCGCCGAATGTGACGTACCTGACCGGATTCACCGGCGATTCGTCGGCGCTGTTGCTCGGACTCGATCGCACGATGATCGTTTCTGATTTCCGTTATGCGACGCAGATCCGGGACGAATGCCCGGAGCAGTCGTTCCACATTCGGCCGTCGAGCAAGACGCTGGCCCAGGAGCTGGGCGATGTGATCCCCCGGTTCTGCTGGCGGAGCCTTGGGTTCGAGTCTGCGTCGCTGTCGGTGCTTGACTGGGACACGATCCGAAACGGTTGCAGGTCGACGGAGCTGCGCAGTACGGCGGGAGTGGTTGAGGAGGTCAGAGCGGTCAAGGAGGAAGGGGAGATCGCGGCCATTCGCCGGGCGATTGAACTGGCTGAGCAGGCGTTTGGTCGGGTTCGGCAGCAGTGGTCGGGGGATTGGGATGAGGCGGGGGTGGCCAATCTCCTGGAATCGGAGTTGAGGAGCCTGGGGGCGGCCGGATCGGCGTTTCCGCCGATTGTGGCGGTCGGGCCGCGCTCGGCCTTGCCTCATGCGCGTCCTGAACCTGGAGTCCGGGTGGATTCGAGCGACTTCACGCTGGTGGACTGGGGGGCCTGTTTGGGGCCGTTGCCGTACAGGAGCGACTTGACGCGGGTGATTGTCACCGGTAAGTTAACGCCGAGATTCGAGGAGATTTACGGGATTGTCCTGGAAGCCCAGCGTCGGGCGATCGCGTCGATTCGTCCGGGAATCTCGGCCGGTGAGGTCGATGCCCAGGCCCGATCGTTTATTCAGGAGTCGGGCTTCGGCCGCTTCTTCGATCACGGGCTTGGCCACGGCATCGGCCTGGAAATTCACGAGGCCCCGCGCCTTCGGAAGGACGCGGCTGAGGTGCTCCGGCCGGGCATGGTGCTGACCATCGAGCCGGGAATTTACCTTCCCGACTGGGGAGGCATCCGGATCGAGGACGATGTGCTGGTCACGGCCGACGGTTGTGAATGCCTTTCCCGGGTTCCTCGTGACCTCGATTCCCTTCGAGGTGACACGCCGGGAGCCTGA
- the accB gene encoding acetyl-CoA carboxylase biotin carboxyl carrier protein has protein sequence MAESPTGSAGEHPDPDNVRRIHRLVRMMHHYDLTSIDLVEGPTKIRLRRRTEQAVVPLAQAPVPVTPMPTPPAGSVPPAVAATAVPAAAPEVKGTLIESPMVGTFYQSGSPESPPFVAVGATVRPETTVCIIEAMKVFTEIPAGVSGRIVEILVQDKQPVEYGQPLFRVEPA, from the coding sequence ATGGCCGAATCCCCGACCGGGTCGGCGGGTGAACATCCCGACCCGGATAATGTCCGCCGGATCCATCGACTGGTCCGGATGATGCATCATTACGACCTGACGTCCATCGACCTGGTCGAAGGACCGACGAAGATCCGTCTGCGTCGTCGGACCGAACAGGCTGTCGTTCCGCTTGCTCAGGCGCCGGTCCCGGTTACGCCGATGCCCACGCCCCCGGCGGGAAGTGTGCCTCCGGCCGTGGCTGCTACTGCGGTCCCGGCCGCGGCTCCGGAGGTGAAAGGGACGCTCATCGAGAGTCCGATGGTGGGCACCTTCTACCAGTCGGGCTCGCCGGAGTCTCCGCCGTTCGTGGCCGTGGGTGCCACGGTTCGTCCCGAGACGACGGTCTGTATCATCGAGGCCATGAAGGTGTTTACCGAGATTCCGGCTGGCGTCTCGGGCCGGATCGTTGAGATCCTGGTTCAGGACAAGCAGCCGGTCGAGTACGGCCAGCCCTTGTTCCGCGTCGAACCGGCCTGA
- the accC gene encoding acetyl-CoA carboxylase biotin carboxylase subunit, with product MAEPSKIRRILVANRGEIALRIIRACKELGLESVAVFSEADRGAPYLDLADRAICIGKAPAADSYLNIPRLIAAAEIADVDAIHPGYGFLSENPHFAEVCRACNFEFIGPPHEAIRRMGLKTEAKAAAQAAKVPLVPGSDGPVDSDDDAVRVARQIGYPVLIKAAAGGGGKGMRVCREEAALRTAIAQARAEADAAFKNPSIYLEKFIDRPRHVEVQLLADSHGNVIHCWERECSLQRRHQKLIEESPAPTLPSRVRRKICEAAVRLAKTAGYVNAGTCEFLVDADYNFYFIEVNARIQVEHPVTELVTGIDLIKEQIRVANGEPLSVNQADVPQLGHAIECRINCEDPEHNFRPSPGLISGLRIPGGIGVRWDSHIVPGYRVPPNYDSMIGKLLVHAPTRSEAIARMLRALDELRIEGITTTASLHERILHNPDFAEGRIDTTWVERVLLAPREKIVQDAG from the coding sequence ATGGCTGAACCGTCGAAGATTCGTCGTATCCTCGTCGCCAATCGTGGCGAGATCGCCCTGCGGATCATCCGCGCCTGCAAGGAACTCGGCCTGGAATCGGTGGCCGTGTTCTCCGAGGCCGATCGCGGGGCCCCATATCTGGACCTGGCCGACCGCGCCATCTGCATCGGCAAGGCTCCGGCGGCAGACAGCTATTTGAATATTCCCCGGCTGATCGCCGCGGCCGAGATTGCCGATGTCGACGCGATCCATCCCGGTTACGGGTTCCTGAGTGAGAATCCCCACTTCGCCGAGGTCTGCCGCGCCTGCAATTTCGAGTTCATCGGTCCGCCCCACGAGGCCATCCGCCGGATGGGCTTGAAGACCGAGGCCAAGGCCGCGGCCCAGGCCGCCAAGGTCCCGCTTGTGCCCGGCTCGGATGGTCCGGTCGATAGCGACGACGACGCGGTGCGGGTGGCTCGGCAGATTGGCTATCCGGTCTTGATCAAGGCCGCGGCCGGTGGCGGTGGGAAGGGGATGCGCGTCTGTCGGGAGGAAGCGGCCCTCCGGACGGCCATCGCCCAGGCCCGGGCCGAGGCCGACGCCGCCTTCAAGAACCCGAGCATTTATCTGGAAAAGTTCATCGACCGCCCCCGGCACGTCGAGGTGCAGCTGCTGGCCGATTCGCATGGCAATGTGATTCATTGCTGGGAACGCGAGTGCAGTCTTCAACGCAGGCACCAGAAGCTCATTGAAGAATCTCCCGCGCCGACCTTGCCGAGCCGCGTTCGTCGGAAGATTTGCGAGGCCGCCGTTCGACTGGCCAAGACGGCCGGGTATGTGAACGCGGGGACGTGCGAGTTTCTGGTGGATGCCGATTACAACTTCTACTTCATCGAGGTCAATGCCCGGATTCAGGTGGAGCATCCTGTGACGGAACTGGTCACCGGGATCGACCTGATCAAGGAGCAGATCCGGGTTGCCAACGGAGAGCCGCTGTCGGTCAACCAGGCCGACGTGCCGCAACTGGGCCACGCGATCGAGTGCCGGATCAACTGTGAAGACCCGGAGCACAACTTCCGCCCCAGCCCGGGGCTGATTTCCGGCCTGCGAATTCCGGGAGGCATCGGCGTGCGATGGGACTCCCACATCGTCCCCGGCTATCGTGTGCCGCCGAATTATGACTCGATGATTGGCAAGCTCCTCGTACATGCCCCGACGCGATCCGAGGCGATCGCCCGGATGCTTCGGGCACTGGACGAGCTGCGGATCGAGGGGATCACCACGACCGCATCGTTGCACGAACGGATCCTCCATAATCCGGACTTCGCCGAGGGTCGGATCGATACCACCTGGGTCGAGCGCGTGCTGCTGGCGCCTCGGGAGAAGATTGTTCAAGACGCGGGTTGA
- a CDS encoding RNA polymerase sigma factor, whose amino-acid sequence MSETPLSLLDRLRSDPEEASWRRLAELYSPFILRQLQQQGISSLDAEDLLQEILLVVIRELPEFDHSGRKGAFRTWIRGITVHRILGYWRSRRREGNGSPVPNLEQLEDPESDLNRVWDLEHDRYLAQRLLEGIESEFSAPVWRSFHRQVIEGLPAAEVAEELGLTVNAVLIAKSRVLRRLRQEGRGLID is encoded by the coding sequence ATGAGTGAAACGCCCCTGAGCTTGCTCGATCGACTTCGGAGCGACCCCGAGGAGGCGTCCTGGCGGCGGCTGGCCGAGTTGTATTCCCCGTTCATCCTCCGCCAACTCCAGCAGCAGGGCATTTCATCGCTCGACGCCGAGGACTTGCTCCAGGAAATCCTGCTCGTGGTCATTCGCGAGTTGCCCGAGTTCGACCATTCGGGCCGGAAAGGGGCGTTCCGGACCTGGATTCGAGGGATCACGGTGCACCGGATTCTCGGCTACTGGCGGTCACGTCGCCGAGAGGGGAACGGCAGTCCGGTTCCGAACCTGGAACAGCTTGAGGACCCCGAGAGCGACCTGAACCGGGTTTGGGATCTCGAACACGACCGTTATCTTGCGCAGCGGTTGCTGGAAGGGATTGAGTCGGAATTCTCGGCCCCGGTCTGGCGATCGTTCCATCGCCAGGTAATCGAAGGGCTTCCTGCCGCCGAGGTGGCTGAGGAGCTGGGACTGACGGTCAACGCCGTGCTGATTGCCAAGTCTCGGGTATTGAGGCGGCTTCGCCAGGAAGGGCGGGGGTTGATTGACTGA
- a CDS encoding PEP-CTERM sorting domain-containing protein: protein MSNHQVRALLAVSFLTLLVPVAGARGEQILLSKYDIDDAVLSGHGNWAHTYSGTITPGASFVNFVNGRLGTYRGGGGTLTDGVIGSTLQTSQLFVTPQATDGTVIRPVITFFLDAVFTLDTIDLYGGDIPNNGIPGELTGVTVTLVTPDLSVVSHAFQTTPFGTVQNTLGSLVNDRVVLGGSPLEGIAATRVILSDFIGTNSNWFSLTEVQMFGNRVSVTPIPEPTSLVLMGTGLLALIGARPVRRRWMGRSSRLTLSETFRNEPQGA from the coding sequence ATGAGCAATCACCAGGTTCGCGCACTGCTTGCCGTCTCGTTTCTGACGCTTCTGGTGCCTGTCGCGGGGGCTCGGGGCGAACAGATTTTGCTGTCAAAATACGACATTGACGATGCCGTGCTGTCTGGCCACGGAAACTGGGCCCATACGTACTCCGGGACGATCACGCCCGGCGCATCTTTCGTGAACTTTGTCAATGGTCGGCTGGGGACCTACCGAGGGGGAGGCGGTACGCTGACCGACGGGGTCATTGGAAGCACCCTGCAGACGAGCCAGTTGTTCGTGACCCCTCAGGCGACTGACGGGACGGTGATCAGGCCCGTTATCACCTTCTTTCTGGATGCCGTGTTCACGCTCGATACGATCGATTTGTATGGTGGTGATATCCCGAACAATGGTATCCCTGGAGAGTTAACCGGTGTGACGGTGACGCTGGTCACGCCCGACTTATCAGTTGTTAGCCATGCGTTTCAGACGACTCCGTTCGGGACGGTTCAGAATACGCTCGGCTCCCTGGTCAACGACCGAGTCGTGCTGGGTGGCTCCCCTCTGGAAGGAATTGCGGCGACCCGGGTCATCCTGAGCGACTTCATCGGAACGAATTCGAACTGGTTTTCACTGACGGAGGTTCAGATGTTCGGGAATCGGGTTTCGGTGACTCCCATTCCTGAGCCGACGTCACTGGTCCTGATGGGAACAGGCTTGCTCGCCCTGATCGGTGCTCGACCGGTGCGGCGGCGATGGATGGGTCGGAGCAGCCGGTTGACGTTGTCGGAAACGTTCCGCAACGAGCCCCAGGGAGCTTGA